The following proteins come from a genomic window of bacterium:
- a CDS encoding glycosyl hydrolase 43 family protein — MEVFLPVKQNIAHYSNPILFADYSDPDVIRVGDDFYLVSSSFNHVPGLPVLHSCDLIHWEIIGHALQRLPAPRYDQVQHGNGVWAPSLRFHRNQYWIYYGDPDLGVFMVKSENPAGPWDAPKLVQKAKGWIDPCPLWDDDGRTYLVHAWAKTRAGFNSVLTVHRLSPDGEKVLDAGVTVFDGHENHPIIEGPKFYRRDGWYYLFAPAGGVQTGWQTVLRSRSVYGPYEDRVALKQGNTPVNGPHQGGWVELANGDSWFIHFQERGLYGRILHLQPLRWENGWPFIGHDQDGDGIGEPVSACTPPKTNKISAELCIPTSDEFTANQLGLQWQWQANPDPAWYDLSARPGFLRLYAVSPPDRSANLWLLRNILAQKFPAERFTVKVCLSFYPSAVGERAGMIIMGSDYACLSLRRRQEGVMLELAFCLKADQGGEETIVAAVPLPQAEVFLQVQVQAGGRCTFAYSLDDLFYVPLAGAFLAAPGKWVGAKIGLLALAATAEPFAGDAPAPRGTSDESTGWADFDFVRFDCSV; from the coding sequence ATGGAGGTTTTTTTGCCGGTAAAGCAAAACATAGCGCACTATTCCAATCCCATCCTCTTTGCCGACTATTCCGATCCGGATGTCATTCGAGTCGGCGATGATTTCTACCTGGTCTCCTCCAGTTTCAACCATGTACCCGGTTTGCCGGTGCTGCACTCTTGCGACCTGATCCACTGGGAGATCATCGGCCATGCACTGCAGCGGCTGCCGGCGCCGCGCTATGACCAGGTACAACACGGCAACGGCGTCTGGGCGCCCAGTCTGCGTTTTCACCGGAACCAGTACTGGATCTATTACGGCGATCCGGATCTGGGCGTTTTTATGGTCAAGAGTGAAAATCCGGCCGGGCCCTGGGATGCGCCCAAGCTGGTGCAAAAGGCCAAGGGCTGGATCGACCCCTGTCCCCTGTGGGATGACGACGGCCGGACCTATCTCGTGCACGCATGGGCCAAAACCCGAGCCGGTTTCAACAGCGTGTTGACCGTTCATCGATTGAGCCCGGATGGGGAAAAAGTGTTGGATGCGGGCGTCACCGTGTTCGACGGACATGAGAATCATCCCATCATCGAAGGGCCGAAATTTTACCGTCGCGACGGCTGGTATTATCTTTTCGCCCCGGCCGGAGGCGTTCAGACCGGCTGGCAAACCGTACTGCGCTCACGCTCCGTATATGGGCCTTATGAGGACAGGGTCGCTTTGAAACAGGGAAACACGCCTGTCAATGGTCCGCATCAGGGCGGTTGGGTGGAATTGGCCAACGGCGATTCCTGGTTCATCCATTTTCAGGAGCGCGGCCTCTATGGCCGCATCCTCCATCTGCAGCCTCTGCGCTGGGAAAATGGATGGCCGTTCATCGGCCACGACCAGGACGGCGACGGCATCGGTGAGCCGGTATCGGCGTGCACCCCGCCTAAAACGAACAAGATATCGGCGGAGCTGTGCATTCCGACTTCTGATGAATTCACCGCGAACCAGCTGGGCCTGCAATGGCAGTGGCAGGCCAATCCGGACCCCGCCTGGTATGATCTCTCCGCCCGGCCGGGATTTCTCCGTCTGTACGCGGTCTCCCCTCCAGACCGTTCGGCCAATCTGTGGCTGCTGCGAAACATCCTGGCGCAAAAATTTCCCGCCGAACGGTTTACCGTCAAGGTTTGCCTGTCCTTTTACCCCTCTGCTGTTGGCGAGCGTGCCGGAATGATCATTATGGGCAGCGATTATGCCTGTCTGAGTCTTCGTCGGCGGCAAGAGGGCGTGATGTTGGAATTGGCTTTTTGCCTAAAGGCGGATCAAGGCGGCGAAGAGACCATTGTGGCCGCGGTTCCACTCCCACAGGCCGAGGTTTTTCTTCAAGTGCAGGTCCAGGCCGGCGGCCGTTGCACGTTTGCCTATAGTCTGGATGATCTTTTTTATGTGCCGCTTGCCGGTGCCTTCCTCGCTGCGCCGGGCAAATGGGTCGGCGCCAAGATCGGACTTTTGGCGCTTGCAGCGACCGCAGAGCCCTTTGCAGGCGACGCTCCCGCGCCTCGCGGCACATCGGACGAGTCCACCGGCTGGGCTGATTTTGATTTTGTCCGCTTTGACTGCAGCGTGTAA